From a region of the Listeria monocytogenes ATCC 19117 genome:
- a CDS encoding 2-hydroxyacyl-CoA dehydratase, giving the protein MIHAGLDVGSTTAKAVALNDQGDILFQTYRRHYSDIKKVTLEIMQDMQKKCGMTEMTFKITGSSGLAISKFLNVPFVQEVIACTEAVEQVIPETDVVIELGGEDAKIIYFSGGIEQRMNNACAGGTGAFIDQIATLLQTDPTGLNELAQNANTIYPIASRCGVFAKTDVQPLLNEGARKEDIAASIFQSVVTQTISGLACGRPIRGKVAFLGGPLTFLDQLRYRFTETLKMKDSDIIAPQNAEYFIALGTAFTGLNDVPLKVDDMIYRLSNMDMTTMATDTVILPALFEKQEDLEAFRARHNQMKAKRAKLEDYEGDAYLGIDAGSTTTKLILMSQTNEILYSFYSSNNGNPLQSVIDATSYLYEILPEKVRVAQSGITGYGESLIKAALKIDVGEIETVAHYRAAREFLPDVDFILDIGGQDMKCMKIKKGALDSLMLNEACSAGCGSFLETFAQTLNLSIEEFAARALEAKAPVDLGSRCTVFMNSKVKQVQKEGVSMEDLSAGLAYSVVKNALQKVIKLRSPKDIGEKVIVQGGTFYNESVLRAFELLTGREVVRPDIAGMMGAYGAALIAREHYETGEVTEMLVLEKLREFSAETSQSRCNLCSNTCQLTVTRFGDDRMFVSGNRCERGERVETKRNLLPNLYAYKLKRTFDYKSLKKSEATRGTIGIPRALNVFENYPLWHTILTNLGFRVVLSSKSSKNLYDKGIETIASEAVCFPAKLTHGHIMDLIKKKADRIFYPSVVYEKPEFGEATNNFNCPVVAGYPEVIRVNVDALEEKNIPMISPFLTLDNEKALIEQMSLAFPEVPAADMEKAVQAGLEEAELCRKDIQAEGEAALTYIKKNKIKGIVLAGHPYHIDPEVNHGIPELITMNGMAVLTEDSISHLGEMDHKLRVENQWKYHARLYRAASFTAKSEDLEFVQLTSFGCGLDAITTDMCQEIIEGHNKVYTLLKIDEINNLGAARIRVRSLKAAMEEREKNNVKPGIMPKPKERPLFTKEMKKTYTILAPQLAPTHFEMLEAACKVGGYNLEVLPAVTPRAVDEGLRYVNNDACYPAILTIGQMMDALKHGDYDVNNLAVLMTQTGGGCRATNYISMLKKALGEAGLDHIPVISLNANGLEKQPGFKMTPKVLVRFLAGISLGDALDRMLYRTRPYEVEPGSANKIFRHYLDAGRALMENYSFGAYKKLANEMVRAFDNLPITNEVKPRVGVVGEILVKFHPGANNNIVDVIEDEGGEAVVPDLTDFILYCCYDDHFAANTFGRSKVKSFAKQSVAIPLINQFRKPVTDALKKSERFEAPASIESIAEKASQLLSLGNKMGEGWFLTGEMFELLDSNVPNIACLQPFACLPNHITGRGMIKGLKKMYPEANIMSIDYDAGSSSVNQLNRIKLMLSIARKQLETTEVITEKETNTRFNPREKILGKAKQVRESAPVEMIGNKVKQARDADPVGAIAQKVKHVASSSSEHVQTDND; this is encoded by the coding sequence ATGATTCATGCAGGGTTAGATGTGGGATCAACAACAGCAAAGGCCGTAGCACTTAATGACCAGGGGGATATTTTATTTCAAACCTACAGAAGACATTATTCAGACATTAAAAAAGTTACATTAGAAATCATGCAGGATATGCAAAAAAAATGTGGCATGACAGAAATGACATTCAAAATTACGGGATCATCCGGATTAGCGATTTCTAAATTCTTGAATGTACCTTTTGTGCAGGAAGTAATTGCTTGTACGGAAGCAGTGGAGCAAGTAATTCCAGAGACAGACGTAGTAATCGAGCTGGGCGGGGAAGATGCGAAGATTATTTATTTCAGTGGTGGGATTGAGCAACGAATGAATAATGCCTGCGCGGGTGGAACTGGTGCTTTTATTGACCAAATCGCGACACTGCTTCAAACAGATCCAACAGGTTTAAACGAACTGGCACAAAATGCGAATACGATTTATCCGATTGCTTCCAGATGTGGCGTGTTCGCCAAAACAGATGTGCAACCACTACTTAATGAAGGGGCTAGAAAAGAAGATATTGCCGCTTCAATTTTCCAAAGTGTGGTGACACAAACGATTAGTGGGCTTGCTTGTGGACGTCCAATCCGCGGAAAAGTAGCGTTTCTTGGAGGACCACTTACTTTCCTTGATCAATTGCGCTATCGTTTTACAGAAACATTGAAGATGAAAGATAGTGATATTATTGCGCCTCAAAACGCGGAATATTTTATTGCACTTGGAACAGCTTTTACTGGATTAAATGATGTACCTTTAAAAGTAGATGATATGATTTACCGCCTTTCCAATATGGATATGACCACGATGGCGACGGATACGGTCATTTTACCAGCACTTTTTGAAAAGCAAGAAGACTTAGAAGCTTTTCGTGCGCGTCATAATCAAATGAAAGCCAAACGAGCAAAACTGGAAGATTATGAAGGGGATGCTTATTTAGGCATTGATGCAGGATCAACTACGACCAAATTAATCTTAATGAGCCAAACCAATGAAATTCTTTACTCGTTTTATTCTAGTAATAATGGGAATCCGCTTCAATCAGTTATTGACGCAACGAGTTATTTATATGAAATTTTACCGGAAAAAGTTCGAGTTGCGCAGTCTGGAATTACAGGCTACGGCGAGTCGCTTATTAAAGCCGCACTAAAAATTGATGTTGGCGAAATTGAAACAGTGGCGCATTATCGTGCTGCTCGTGAATTTTTACCGGATGTTGATTTTATTTTAGACATTGGTGGACAAGATATGAAATGTATGAAAATTAAAAAAGGCGCACTGGATAGCTTGATGCTTAATGAAGCTTGCTCGGCCGGGTGTGGTTCGTTTCTTGAAACATTTGCGCAAACACTTAATTTATCCATTGAAGAGTTTGCGGCTCGGGCGCTGGAAGCAAAAGCACCTGTAGACCTAGGTTCACGTTGTACCGTTTTCATGAATTCCAAAGTGAAACAAGTGCAAAAAGAAGGTGTGAGCATGGAAGATTTATCTGCGGGTCTTGCTTATTCAGTCGTAAAAAACGCGTTACAAAAAGTAATCAAACTCCGCAGTCCGAAAGACATTGGTGAAAAAGTAATCGTTCAAGGTGGAACTTTTTACAACGAATCAGTCTTGCGTGCCTTTGAACTGTTAACTGGACGTGAAGTAGTTCGACCGGATATCGCCGGAATGATGGGAGCATACGGGGCCGCTTTAATTGCCCGCGAACATTACGAAACTGGCGAAGTAACGGAGATGCTCGTATTAGAAAAATTACGTGAATTTAGCGCGGAAACTTCGCAGTCGCGCTGTAACCTTTGTAGTAACACATGTCAGCTTACAGTGACAAGATTTGGCGATGACCGGATGTTTGTTAGTGGAAATCGTTGTGAACGCGGGGAACGTGTCGAAACGAAGCGTAATTTACTGCCCAATTTATATGCGTATAAACTAAAACGTACCTTTGATTACAAATCGCTGAAAAAATCAGAAGCAACTAGAGGGACCATTGGTATTCCACGCGCATTGAACGTTTTTGAAAATTATCCACTATGGCATACGATTTTAACGAACTTAGGTTTCCGAGTGGTTTTATCATCGAAATCATCCAAAAACCTATACGACAAAGGTATCGAAACGATTGCCTCCGAAGCAGTTTGTTTCCCAGCCAAATTAACACACGGTCATATTATGGATTTAATCAAGAAAAAAGCAGATCGCATTTTCTACCCATCTGTCGTTTACGAAAAACCGGAATTCGGTGAAGCAACGAATAACTTTAACTGTCCTGTTGTGGCTGGTTACCCAGAAGTTATTCGTGTCAATGTGGATGCTTTGGAAGAGAAAAATATTCCAATGATCAGTCCGTTTTTAACTTTAGATAATGAAAAAGCATTAATCGAACAAATGAGTCTCGCTTTCCCGGAAGTCCCAGCCGCGGATATGGAAAAAGCAGTCCAAGCAGGGCTAGAGGAAGCAGAACTTTGCCGCAAAGACATTCAAGCAGAAGGAGAAGCGGCACTTACTTACATTAAGAAAAACAAAATCAAAGGGATTGTTCTTGCAGGGCATCCATACCATATTGATCCAGAAGTGAATCACGGAATTCCGGAACTCATTACGATGAACGGCATGGCGGTTCTTACGGAAGATTCGATTTCTCATCTTGGAGAAATGGACCATAAACTTCGGGTTGAGAATCAGTGGAAATATCACGCAAGACTGTATCGTGCAGCCAGTTTTACTGCTAAAAGTGAAGATTTAGAATTTGTGCAATTGACGTCATTTGGTTGTGGGCTTGATGCAATTACGACGGATATGTGCCAAGAAATCATTGAAGGTCATAATAAAGTATATACACTACTTAAAATCGATGAAATCAATAACCTTGGTGCCGCACGTATCCGCGTTCGTTCGTTAAAAGCAGCAATGGAAGAACGTGAGAAAAACAACGTGAAACCAGGGATTATGCCGAAACCAAAAGAACGTCCATTATTTACAAAGGAAATGAAGAAAACGTATACTATTTTAGCGCCACAGCTAGCTCCGACCCATTTTGAAATGTTAGAAGCAGCTTGTAAAGTGGGCGGTTATAACTTGGAAGTATTACCAGCAGTTACACCACGCGCAGTGGATGAGGGCTTACGTTACGTCAATAACGACGCTTGTTATCCAGCAATTTTAACGATTGGACAAATGATGGATGCGCTGAAACACGGCGATTATGATGTAAATAATTTAGCGGTATTGATGACGCAAACAGGTGGTGGATGTCGGGCTACCAACTATATTTCGATGCTGAAAAAAGCTCTCGGAGAAGCTGGCCTAGATCATATCCCAGTTATTTCTCTTAACGCCAACGGTTTAGAAAAACAACCAGGCTTTAAAATGACGCCAAAAGTTCTTGTTCGTTTCCTAGCCGGAATTAGCTTAGGTGACGCGCTCGACCGGATGCTTTATCGTACTAGACCATATGAAGTGGAACCAGGGAGCGCGAATAAAATATTCCGTCATTATCTCGATGCTGGTCGTGCGTTAATGGAAAATTACTCTTTTGGAGCATATAAAAAATTAGCAAATGAAATGGTTCGCGCCTTTGACAACTTACCAATAACAAATGAAGTGAAGCCTAGAGTTGGTGTCGTTGGAGAAATTCTCGTGAAATTCCATCCGGGTGCTAATAACAATATTGTTGATGTTATTGAAGACGAGGGCGGAGAAGCGGTTGTTCCCGATTTAACAGATTTCATTTTATATTGTTGTTATGACGATCACTTTGCAGCCAATACATTTGGTCGTTCCAAAGTAAAATCATTCGCGAAACAAAGCGTTGCGATTCCACTTATTAATCAATTCCGCAAACCAGTAACTGATGCGCTGAAGAAAAGTGAACGCTTTGAAGCACCGGCGAGTATCGAATCTATCGCTGAAAAAGCGAGTCAATTACTATCACTCGGAAATAAAATGGGTGAGGGCTGGTTCTTAACAGGGGAAATGTTTGAATTACTCGATAGTAATGTACCAAATATCGCTTGCTTACAACCATTCGCTTGCTTGCCAAACCATATTACTGGTCGAGGCATGATTAAAGGGCTTAAAAAAATGTATCCAGAAGCTAACATCATGTCCATTGACTACGATGCCGGCTCAAGCTCTGTGAACCAACTAAATCGAATCAAATTAATGCTCTCCATCGCAAGAAAACAACTAGAAACGACAGAAGTAATCACCGAGAAAGAAACAAACACACGATTCAACCCAAGAGAAAAAATCCTTGGTAAAGCAAAACAAGTACGAGAAAGCGCCCCAGTCGAAATGATTGGAAACAAAGTAAAACAAGCGCGGGATGCAGACCCAGTTGGCGCGATAGCTCAGAAAGTGAAACATGTTGCATCATCAAGTAGCGAGCACGTCCAAACGGATAATGATTAA
- a CDS encoding FMN-dependent NADH-azoreductase: MSKVLFIKASPLPNEVSRSSQVAETFMAEYKAKNPSDTVEELVLYNTEVPLLDLELMTAGRELQAGKAFTDLAPDVQKKLNAYNVLTEQFLAADKYVFVFPLWNLGIPPLLKAYIDTFVIAGKSFRYTEHGPEALLKDKKAILIHGSGGIYSAGPTSSFTHGEPYLRTILQFIGINVVPSIFVEGIDHNPSKEAEIVAAAKAVAQESAAEF, from the coding sequence ATGTCAAAAGTACTATTTATTAAAGCGTCACCACTTCCAAATGAAGTATCAAGAAGTTCGCAAGTTGCCGAAACGTTTATGGCCGAATATAAAGCCAAAAATCCTTCTGATACAGTAGAAGAATTAGTTTTATATAATACAGAAGTACCACTATTAGATTTAGAATTAATGACAGCTGGTAGAGAATTACAAGCTGGCAAAGCTTTCACTGATTTAGCGCCAGATGTACAAAAAAAATTAAATGCTTATAATGTGCTTACGGAACAATTCTTAGCAGCAGACAAATATGTTTTTGTGTTCCCGCTTTGGAACCTTGGAATCCCGCCATTATTAAAAGCTTATATTGATACTTTTGTTATTGCTGGAAAATCTTTCCGTTATACTGAGCACGGTCCAGAAGCACTTTTAAAAGATAAAAAAGCAATCTTAATCCATGGTAGTGGCGGTATTTATTCTGCTGGACCAACAAGTTCATTTACTCACGGAGAACCTTATTTACGTACTATTTTACAATTTATCGGTATTAATGTTGTACCATCAATCTTTGTAGAAGGAATTGATCACAATCCGAGCAAAGAAGCGGAAATCGTTGCAGCTGCTAAAGCGGTAGCGCAGGAAAGTGCTGCAGAATTCTAA
- a CDS encoding sigma 54-interacting transcriptional regulator has protein sequence MKRIDRIYEFILENPSTKTIREQLEKNEGFTASTISETLSILRNNVSMELNELHRQGKIIKIVGRPVLYFPKKAVEDEIGRTLSDNELEFDSCEPLLKMLKPSIVERSPFDDLIGVNDSLKTPVEQAKAAVLYPPNGLHTMILGQTGVGKTLFANLMYRFSQHAKRLPADAPFIIFNCADYYNNPQLLMSHIFGHVKGAFTGADNDKGGLVEKAEGGILFLDEIHRLPPEGQEMIFYLMDSGTYNKLGETDRTRKSNVLIIGATTENPESSLLKTFMRRIPIIITLPSLEERTAFERVELLKYLLSSEAHRVNKPIRIEDEAAKALIGNTTYGNIGQLKSNIQLVCAQGFLNSFDKDEEILIDFKTLPINIKDGFFHFSNRRKELQAIAEYLEPYTTIFPELNNTLITSDEYEPNFNLYKIIEDKASILMDQGVEDDDIKKFIKMDIDIHLNSFYNKFKNTIHNRENILKIVNEEILNFAEGVELRIEHQLGKKLNERFLLAFSLHLTSFIKRIESNKPLKYTNIENVVNDQPEAYELSREIKDDIEATFHIRVPNMEVMYLTLLISSLLKEQENARVAVLVATHGNNTASSMVSVAKKLLGEGLVEGIDMPLDQSPKIVLDKLTERAKEMDMGRGLLLLVDMGSLTSFAPVISERTGIPVRSIDMVSTATVIEAVRKSNILDMELDSIYDSLKDFRGYGGYNSDDDTLDSNQKPHAIITICATGEGTAEKLQLFIENILDTITTDAIKVIPIGLHEMDTKLEQLQEENDILMAVGIQDPKIQIPFIPLERLFGIDGEEQLVSLVKQRNIIVKKGETGRIAKEIIEESLNEFLTYLNPKKTIEILSSFASVLEKKLGYKLDNTFKINLLIHVGCALERMVLNDGLIYREPKDMLETNIFKALEQTNKEVIYKMNLKLTNDELCYLYDILNEIQPEVLS, from the coding sequence ATGAAGCGTATTGACCGTATTTATGAATTTATTTTAGAAAATCCTTCCACGAAAACCATTCGCGAACAATTAGAGAAGAATGAAGGTTTTACAGCTAGTACTATTTCAGAAACATTATCTATTTTAAGAAATAATGTCAGTATGGAATTGAATGAACTTCACAGACAAGGAAAAATCATTAAAATCGTTGGCCGACCAGTGCTTTATTTTCCTAAAAAAGCGGTAGAAGATGAAATTGGGCGTACACTTTCTGATAATGAATTGGAGTTTGACAGCTGTGAGCCCCTTTTAAAAATGCTCAAACCAAGTATTGTTGAAAGAAGCCCTTTTGATGATTTAATTGGTGTTAATGACAGTCTTAAAACCCCTGTGGAGCAGGCCAAAGCCGCTGTACTCTATCCACCAAATGGTTTACATACAATGATTCTCGGACAAACTGGTGTTGGTAAGACACTTTTCGCTAATTTGATGTATCGTTTTTCGCAACATGCCAAACGTCTACCTGCTGATGCGCCGTTTATTATTTTCAATTGCGCCGATTACTATAATAATCCGCAACTTTTGATGTCGCACATTTTTGGGCATGTTAAAGGTGCTTTCACCGGTGCTGACAATGACAAAGGTGGACTTGTAGAAAAAGCGGAAGGTGGAATTTTGTTTCTCGACGAAATTCACCGTCTCCCTCCTGAAGGTCAGGAAATGATTTTTTACTTAATGGACTCTGGTACGTATAATAAACTTGGCGAAACGGATCGAACCCGAAAATCGAACGTTTTAATTATCGGTGCTACTACCGAAAATCCGGAATCTTCGCTTTTGAAAACGTTTATGCGTCGTATTCCGATTATTATTACGCTGCCAAGTTTGGAGGAACGTACGGCGTTTGAACGTGTGGAACTTTTAAAATACTTACTTTCTAGTGAGGCGCACCGAGTTAATAAACCGATTCGTATTGAAGATGAAGCTGCCAAAGCGCTGATTGGTAATACAACTTATGGAAATATCGGGCAATTAAAATCCAACATTCAACTCGTTTGCGCACAAGGTTTCCTTAATAGTTTCGACAAAGATGAAGAGATTTTGATTGATTTTAAAACGTTGCCGATTAATATAAAAGACGGCTTCTTCCACTTCAGTAACCGTCGCAAGGAACTTCAAGCAATTGCGGAATACTTGGAGCCATATACGACGATTTTCCCTGAACTAAATAATACGTTGATTACATCGGACGAATATGAGCCGAATTTCAACCTTTACAAAATCATTGAAGACAAAGCATCGATTTTAATGGATCAAGGTGTGGAAGATGATGATATTAAGAAATTTATCAAGATGGATATCGATATTCACCTTAACAGCTTTTACAATAAGTTTAAAAATACGATCCACAATCGCGAAAATATCTTAAAAATCGTCAATGAAGAGATCCTGAATTTTGCGGAAGGTGTTGAACTCCGAATTGAACATCAGCTTGGTAAAAAGTTAAACGAGCGTTTCTTGCTTGCATTTAGCCTTCACCTTACCTCTTTTATTAAACGAATTGAAAGTAACAAACCATTAAAATATACGAATATCGAAAATGTGGTCAATGATCAACCGGAAGCCTATGAATTATCACGGGAAATTAAGGATGATATTGAGGCTACTTTCCACATCCGGGTTCCTAATATGGAAGTCATGTATTTAACACTACTCATTAGTTCCCTTTTAAAAGAACAAGAAAATGCTCGTGTCGCCGTACTCGTCGCAACGCATGGGAATAATACAGCGAGTAGCATGGTTAGTGTTGCGAAAAAACTACTCGGTGAAGGACTCGTGGAAGGAATCGATATGCCTCTTGATCAAAGTCCGAAAATCGTGCTTGATAAATTGACCGAGCGCGCGAAAGAAATGGATATGGGGCGCGGTCTACTTCTTCTGGTCGATATGGGCTCCCTTACAAGTTTTGCTCCGGTCATTTCGGAACGTACTGGCATTCCAGTTCGCTCGATTGATATGGTCTCCACCGCAACTGTTATTGAAGCAGTTCGAAAATCCAATATTCTCGATATGGAACTCGATAGCATTTACGATTCCCTGAAAGATTTCCGAGGTTATGGTGGCTATAATTCTGATGACGATACACTTGATTCCAATCAAAAACCACACGCCATCATTACCATTTGCGCGACTGGCGAAGGTACTGCAGAAAAATTACAACTGTTTATCGAAAATATTTTAGATACCATTACGACAGATGCCATTAAAGTGATTCCGATTGGTTTGCATGAAATGGATACGAAATTGGAGCAGTTACAAGAAGAAAATGATATTTTGATGGCAGTCGGTATTCAAGATCCGAAAATCCAAATCCCCTTCATCCCGCTCGAACGACTTTTCGGAATTGATGGCGAGGAGCAACTTGTTAGCCTCGTGAAGCAACGTAATATTATCGTAAAAAAAGGCGAAACTGGTCGCATCGCAAAAGAAATTATCGAAGAAAGTCTTAACGAATTTCTAACCTACCTCAATCCGAAGAAAACGATTGAAATTCTAAGCTCGTTTGCTAGTGTACTGGAGAAAAAGTTAGGATACAAACTCGATAATACCTTTAAAATCAATCTACTCATCCATGTCGGTTGCGCCTTAGAGCGTATGGTTCTAAATGATGGTTTAATTTACCGTGAACCAAAAGATATGCTTGAAACAAATATCTTTAAAGCGCTAGAACAAACAAATAAAGAAGTTATCTACAAAATGAACTTAAAACTGACGAATGACGAACTATGTTATTTGTATGATATTTTGAACGAAATCCAACCAGAAGTACTTTCATAA
- a CDS encoding amino acid permease, producing MEEQKEELQRGLKNRHIQLIAIGGAIGTGLFLGAGKSIHLAGPSIMLVYLIIGAILFFVMRALGELLIHNPTTGSFTEFAEQFIGPWAGFITGWTYWFCWIVTGIAEITAVGMYVKFWVPDLPQWIPALACVLILLLFNLATVKAFGEIEFWFAIIKVVVIIALIVIGFVLVFIGYKHGTSTASFSNLVDYGGFFPNGIAGFLLAFQMATFSFVGIELVGVTAGEADDPERTLPKAINNIPIRILIFYIGALLVLMSIYPWSNIDPNTSPFVSVFTMIGIPAAAGIINFVVLTAAMSSCNSGIFSTSRMLYTLSAEGKAPKKMHHLSSNGVPATALITSTACLLIGVFLNYFLPEQVFILVTSIATICFIWVWGVILVAHLRFRHKHPEIAEKSKFKMPLSPLMNWVSLIFFGGLLVILGFAADTRIALFVTPVWFLILGIAYQVLKASNRKTKIRHN from the coding sequence ATGGAAGAGCAAAAAGAAGAATTGCAAAGAGGGCTGAAAAATAGACACATTCAGTTAATCGCGATTGGCGGAGCAATTGGTACAGGGCTTTTTCTAGGAGCAGGGAAGTCAATTCATTTAGCCGGACCTTCTATCATGTTAGTTTACTTAATTATTGGGGCTATTTTATTCTTTGTTATGAGAGCTTTGGGTGAATTATTAATACATAACCCAACAACAGGATCTTTTACAGAATTCGCAGAGCAATTTATTGGACCATGGGCTGGCTTTATTACTGGTTGGACATATTGGTTCTGCTGGATTGTGACAGGTATTGCAGAAATTACAGCAGTTGGCATGTACGTAAAATTTTGGGTGCCAGACTTACCGCAATGGATCCCAGCACTTGCATGTGTTTTGATACTTCTATTGTTTAACTTAGCAACTGTTAAAGCTTTTGGTGAAATCGAATTTTGGTTTGCGATTATTAAAGTGGTTGTTATTATTGCCTTAATTGTTATTGGATTTGTACTCGTATTTATTGGTTACAAACATGGCACAAGTACAGCTTCATTTTCTAATTTAGTAGATTATGGTGGCTTTTTCCCGAATGGAATTGCCGGGTTCTTGCTAGCATTCCAAATGGCGACATTTTCTTTTGTTGGAATTGAGCTTGTTGGGGTTACTGCAGGAGAAGCGGATGATCCAGAGCGTACACTTCCAAAAGCCATTAATAATATTCCGATTCGGATTTTAATCTTTTATATTGGTGCGCTACTCGTATTAATGTCGATTTATCCGTGGAGCAATATTGATCCAAACACAAGCCCATTCGTAAGCGTCTTTACGATGATTGGGATTCCTGCAGCTGCCGGTATTATTAACTTTGTGGTGTTAACGGCTGCTATGTCTTCTTGTAATAGTGGGATTTTCAGTACAAGCCGGATGCTTTATACTCTTTCTGCAGAAGGAAAAGCACCGAAAAAAATGCATCATTTGAGCTCTAATGGTGTTCCAGCAACAGCGTTAATCACATCTACAGCATGTTTACTTATTGGTGTGTTTTTAAATTATTTCTTACCAGAACAAGTATTTATTTTAGTAACAAGTATCGCGACGATTTGCTTTATCTGGGTTTGGGGCGTTATTTTAGTGGCGCATTTACGTTTTCGTCATAAACATCCAGAAATCGCAGAAAAAAGTAAATTCAAAATGCCATTATCTCCTTTAATGAACTGGGTTAGCTTAATTTTCTTCGGAGGATTACTAGTTATCCTCGGTTTTGCAGCAGATACAAGAATCGCACTTTTCGTCACACCAGTATGGTTCTTGATTTTAGGTATCGCTTATCAAGTTTTAAAAGCTTCCAACCGAAAGACAAAAATTCGCCATAATTAA